TTCTTATCTTTAGACTGTGCTTCTTTACACTTGCGAAAGTACATTCTGACCACTCGCCATAGCAACTCAGGATCATCAGAGCTACCATCTGCGTACGGGGCGAGCAAATCAAATGATTCAGTCAATTTCCTTTCTTTGAAGAGGCTGTCGGAACGTTCTAGAACCTCCTTGATATCTGCTTGTGCTGCCatagtggtataattatactattaatAGTACTAAAgtatttatagctagctgttgCACAGCACTTGATTTGTTATGGTTAAACTAAGGGATGATAAAATAGCTAAGGTCACATGCACATTGTATATGATATGAATCTCAGCCAGAGTAGTGTGAATTCTATAATGGACTGATCATGTGGTAATTAAGACAGACTGTACATTGTTTTCATGGttgccttataattataattaaacaaAATTGCTGTACATGCAAGTcacagacaataattattattcagaATGCGTTgaggttttataattatgtataatgatTATGCACAACGGTGTATCTGTAGAAACGTAATTAATGTTCAGAGCTTCTTCAGTAGCTTCTCAGCCTCTTCCTTGGCTTCggctgcctgcatgcatgagggaTATACACACAAGTGATAGGCAGAAATTACGTATACACAGTTAGTACACCAAACGTTTTCTGCATTGCATCTACAGCTAGTTACCTCTTGTAAGAGAGGATCCTCCCTCCCAGTACACATGAGATCATCCAGTTGAACCATACCAAGGCTAACACCAAATACAGTTCCTTGAGCAGTTGCACCTAAAGATTCATGAACCACTTTTTGAGAGCTGTCCCCACTCTCAGTGACCTTGGTCAGCCATTTCTTAGCCTCTGGCTTGTTCTTCAGCTTGAGGTGTGTCTTGCCCAGTAGCAGCCAGTTTTGAATGAGACCTTCATCATTGAGCCTCTCAGCGGCCTCAAAGTGACTCAGtgcctataatataattatacacaagcaTATTCCATGGCTTACGATATAAAATCAGTAACAGCGCTATAAAAGAACTTATTTATCCACATTGATCTATAAAATACGTACCTCTTGATAAGTTGAGCTAGGCACATTGCTGAATAGAAATCCCACCCCTGACGGTATGGAAGCCACATTGAAGTGCCTGCATAGTATTACAACATTTGTGTGACAATGACTGATTAACACTATCATGCATGAATGCCTCACACTATTCCTAATACGTGTCTTGCTGCCATATCATTAGGATCCAACTCAACTGCTCTCTGCAGTGATGAAGCACAAATTGGAGCCATGCTTGttgatagctagctatagtgtctTACCTCAAAGTGCCCTTTTACTTGCTTTAAGTTGGCCATCTTTTCTTTCCTGCCAAGGGTGTCACTGTAGTAGCGAAGCATCAGGCCTGCcatctgcatgtgcatgaatTTAGCAGTTGAAAAGATTGTAGTATTctatcgcatataattatagattctTAAAAAGTAGTAACATTCCTTACTAGATTGCATTTAGGAATCTCACTGCCTAATGTCACCGCCTTCTTTGAAATCTCAAATCCTTTCTTTGCAAGTTGTTCCGCTTCCTTCTTGTCTGTAGACAGTGCATCTTTATACTTGCGAAAGTACATTCTGACCACTCGCCATAGCAACTCAGGATCATCAGAGCTACCATCTGCATGCGGGGCGAGCAAATCAAACGATTCCGTAAATTTCCTCTCTTCGAAGAGGCTGTCAGAACGTTCTAGTAACCCTTTAATATCCGCTTGTGCTGCCATTAGTGATGTCAGGACAAGATTATCGAATTTAGGCTGATCAATCTATAAGGTGTATACATCTGTGATAATAAATTTCAGCATATAATGGACCTGGTCATGAGGTCAATCATTAGAAGAGCTTAACAAGAGAAGGTTGTACGTAGTACTAAGTACATTGTCTTCATTGTTGTTTTGTAACAATTGCAAAAgcaaactatataattatagataggcATACAAAgagtataatcataattatcacacttACATCGACCCATATGCTTTAATTGGTGTAATTTGGTACACCCTTGCACAGTGGTGTTAATACTTGATATAGCTACTTGATGCAATGCAACTAGATTTCTATTTTGTTGGTACAAGTTTAATGCTTCGATCAGCAAATTCTCATGCAAGGAGGCCAATAATTATCAATAGATAAAGTATAGGACTTCCACACCTTCCCCTTACAGGCATCAGTACAGCTATAGTACGGATCTCTaaaggtgtgtgcatgtgtgcatggagGAAGGTTAATCTATCAAATTCCTAAAAGCACACCATGGCATGATCCAATCACAATGTGATTACTGCTAAGTAGCTCAgggcatgcacataattatgtatcagtatatataattatgctagggTCTAAGACTAGAAATAAAAGGCCTTTTAATCACATTGGCAGtgttgtgtatgcatgtgtagatTGTTGTGAGGTAGATATTGTATGTAGCTcacctagtacatgtagctagaaaGAGACGTCCTTGGGAGCCAATTAAGACCTGGGTGTACTTCCAATACTAaattacagctagctagcagctttATAGGAGCTTTATAGCTAAACTATGCAAAAAggagcagccccacccctcaaaATCGCAGTGAAATGTGGGAAAGGTCGTCGAGGTAACAAACACATTGCTCTTTCTCAATCGAGTTGCAGCGTTTTCGACGATCTTTATAGAGATACAGAAACAGTTAGCTCTAATGACGATCTTTACCTGGAATGACCATTTACAACAGCAGTGATGTAAAAAACACAAttcaaccacacacacaggtaccaTCAATAATTAGTGACAATAGTGACAATGTAGTTATGCGATCACACCCTCTAAGCCTCTAGATACTCTCTTTAGTCTGTACAGAGTCCGGGTTCTCTAGAGCGGCTATCTGCTGCAATGCCTCCCTACTGGCCTTGAGTTTCTGCTTGAGCTGAGAGCATCGCGTGTGGGTGGAGTCTCGTCGCTTCTTCAATGCCATCTCTTCTTcacctgtagtgtgtgtgtggagaggggtgttgggtgtgtgtgtggagtggacgTCATAGTAAATACGAATGCAGAGAACCTTGTCTCTAATGCAGTCACCCTTGGACACGCTAACAAAGAGGTGGCCTGACAAGCACAGTCTACATGCTAGGCTGATCTAATTATACTGTAGGGTAATctgtatacacatacacaagaGTAAGAATTGGATAAATTTCCAGAATTCTGATTAGAAATCAATCAAAATGACGCACAATGCTCTACTAATGAATGTCTTGCTCACCCAACACCCTGAGGTCATCTCTGAGATCCTCCAGGTGTTTACGCTTCCCCTTGATCCTGTCGTTGGTTTCTCCTATTGTCTTGGTGAGGGCGGCCTTGTGTTGGGCAGAGTCCTTCAGTGTCTTGTAGGCACCTGGGAATGAGGGGAGTTACATGTGGGAGGGAAATTATGTAACTCTGAAAATGTTGCGTATTAATTAACTTATGGAAAGATTTATAGCTGGTCTAAATACCTTCCAATAAACGCTCAGCAAAACTTAAGATAATCGCATTCACGACACTATCCAATCTACCACAAATCCAATATCAACATGAGCACGCCTTTGTTGTTGTAATAATGTACCAGAACAGGTTTGGTTACGTTACATATCAGGCTAAACTAATAATACAGAAGTACATGCATAAGTTAATATGGATGCTTACCCTCTAGTTTAGTCTGCAGTTGCTCGAGCTGCTCAGCATTGGAGGAGTGTTCGTTGCTGAGGAGTTGAGAGAGCTTGTCTAGTGAGAGGACAGACTGGAGCAGTTGCAACACACTGCCAGGATCTGGGGAAGATGGGGAGGAGGAGGGAGGTCATTCAAcacttgtactgtacatacacatgtTATGTCATAAGCTAGAGTACAGTGGCCACACTCCTAACGCGGCCACCATTGAAGAAAGCAAATAAGACCAGACACCCAGCAGTTGGTACAAAACAactcctcaacaaaggccaccatTTCGGTGTGACCTTGCTCTTAATAATGGTGTTTGTACAAGAGTCCACTGATTAGCTTAGGTTCAATGCTCTAGCCTTAGAGCCTGAGGTCTATAACAATAATACAGAGGGTATTAGCAAACGTATATCTCAATTGTGCATGTAAATACATACAAATTTACTATTAAAGAGACTTTTTATGCTCATACAGTACAGAACAAACACCTAGTCTACGTACGATAACAAAATTTAATGTCTTGATCCACAACAATCAAAGAACAACACATTTTGCATTCTGTAAGTACTCACCTTTTTGATACCTCTCCATTAGCGACTCTTTGTTTCCTTCTTTAGTGTCCATTTCCTCCGCCTTGGACCCCCCGCCCTCACTAGCAGGATCACCCACAGACTGCACCGTCGTCGGCTGGGACGCTGTCGGTTTCATTTGTAGAGCCGAGAGAAAGTCGGGTAGGGCTGTGGGTTGATGTGTGGGCGGAGAGTGTGATACTTGTGACtctgtgtcttgtgtggaTGTATCTTCAGTGGTGTTTTGTGGTGCAATTGATGGAGAGACAGTGCTCTGCTCTTCAGGTGTGGTTGCTGTATTAACAATGTCCGTATTGGGTATTTCTGTGATTGATTGTTCTTCTGAGTGCGTGGGTGGGGTTGAggggtgtgagtggtgtgagggGGGCGGGGAAGAAGCGGCCGATCCTTCCTCAGCAGTCTTGGCAATCTCTTGACCTTCAAACTACAGGGAGAATTATTGTCCTGAGTGCATAGGTGagcgtatgtacatgtacacaagagTGTCTATATTCAAATCCTTGAGTGGTCATCAATTGTACTACTTGAGTTCCGTTGGCCTATAATATCACTATGACTCTATCTTTGAAAGCCAAGGAAAAACTATAGTCGATGGTATGCTTGGCTTAATTTTGCATGCTTTTTTGTCCAAAACAATTTAATAgtcatctgaaagagctcacaTTGAGCTACCATGGTCATTCAAAGATGCAACACTACAGTTCATTGTTGTACATTTGTAccatgacccccccccccccccccccccagtactTACGCTGGTCTCCATCAGTTCGTCCTGGTTGTCCATGGCAACACCCGAGTTCCTCCGAGAAGCTGCTCTACCGCTGCGTGTCTTCTTCAGAGGGTTACCACAATTGAGACAGGACGCTCGTCTAATACTGTTACCACAGCCGCAAGACACACAGTTcctgaatctgttgacagtgGGGGTGGTACGACCACGTCGCCTTGGAGTTGGCATTGGAGGGTGGGCTCTTGTCAGCTCTCTGAGTGGGACAGAAATACAACGATGTAACAAGGCTAGCTTGTGATATTCATCTATTGTACACAAATCACTTACACTGTACTTTCAGGATCTGGGCAGAACAGAATTATGTCCAGGGGCTTGGTCCAGGGTCGTTACATCTACTTCCTTAGTTTGAGTGTTACATGTGACTTGCGCGTACTGTTCTCGTGATCAAAAAGGGGGAGGATCTCGTTTTTGAAGAGGGGGCGTTGCTGCACTGCACTTCTAACAGTTCCAATGGTGGCATTGAAGGAGATGCTGTTACAATACTAGAACTGACACAAGAATAAAGAGTAGAGGTGAGTACTGTAGGAGCTCCATCAAGCATGTGTAAGCATTCAATGTGGttgctataatatatagcatgcaataatcacaggctataattattgtaattgaGTTATTTCTATGCCATTATACAGATCTAGATAATCATCAGAAGTGATTATTGTGAGCTTTTTGCACCTAAATAACAAACAATTCGAGAACATCAGTTTCTGAGCTACTATTTGCGTCTCTTTGGAGATGGAGACGGATTGCTCCTTTGTTGAAGAAGAACAGGACAAGACGTTTGCAAGAGATTTTGAGCACACTAATTTGAATAACGATGGCTCAAGTGAACCCTACATTGCAATATGTAGCAGAACACTGACCGGACCTATGACATTGTCTGCAAAAATGCATCTTCAATCAATCAATACTGATTTACGAACAGAACAATGTGAAAATGAGAGGCACAGCAAACTAGCTGATGGCTTAGAGGTAATTTCTAATCATACAACGAAGCAGACTAACCTAAGTGATCACTATCCACGGCACAGTACTAAGCTACAGTCGCCAAAACTCCAAAAACAGTTGTCACATACTTCATCTAGACAAAAGAGACCGTTTTTACACCAATTACAGCACTTTGCAATATCAACTCTACTTGTGCTGGCACTAACAATTCCCGCACATGCCCACAGTACATCTCCTATCGACCAATCCTTTTCTAAATCACTGTCACCCTCTTTGAAAGACGTGTTTTATTCTCCGGAAACATGGATCATAGAGGAACTGGAAACAGAAGAAACGTTGACCCAAAAGCCACCACTGCAAATAACTGACACATTGGCACATGTTGGCTACCTCTTCAGagcaacaattattattaactcGCAAGGGCTGGACGGAAATAATGAACAAGACACATCAATACAATTTCAGGTAAAATACCACCCAAGTTCTTGTAGTTAATGGGTATAAGTGCATAGCAGCAACAGCTGAACATTTGAGGGAATGCATTACAGATAAAATTCATACAACAGTGTTTGTGAGGTCTGTCTTGTGCAAATGCATCTTTGATGATAATTCATGAGCGTGAATTTGATTACCATTATTCATATACCTACCTCAGTCAGCTAAAGTTTAGGGGTGTGTCTTTATCTCTTGTTTGTGTGTATTGCAATTACTAGTAAACAAATcgttaattgaaaacacacacttgCATACAAACAGGCAACAGAGGCTGGTAAAAAAGGTCTTCCATTTTGGCTACACCTCAACGTTCGCACTGGTGAATTATCAGGCATTCCCCTGGAAAAAGACCAAGGCAAAATCTATCTCATTCTTGATGCTCGTATTGTGAACAGTGACGGAAGTACAAATCACTTCAGTGAAGTAATATCAATTGAAGTCGCAGCACCTTCCCAGTACCCAATGGACATATCGCCTGTTTACAAAAGTACAAAAGATTGTACACCAAAATCAACATTTCCTTCGCATTGCCTTCCAaatgaaatttctattttAGCAAACATTCTCTTTATAAGAGATTTCCGCTATCTCAAACCTCTGCATAGAGCTAATCTCCTTCTGTCAGTATCGGATCTCGTTGGTGTTTGTTCGAATCAGATTTGGCTTAACAGAATAAATTGGAGCAGCAAAGAAAGCCTAAAGCTTTGGAGTCAGCTTGCAGCAGTTGATTTCAAGAATGTTCTTACTCATGCCACCATTTTGTCTTTTGTGATTGATTGTCAGCCGATTGATGCTATTGAGAACACAGTAAACTTATCTAGCACAGTTACGTTGATGGATCATGCTCTGTCTGTCTGTGGCAATGGAATAGCTCTGGATGATGATGGATATGCGATGGTCGACTGCTACAAATGGTTTATCAATAGAGAAGCGACTGTACTCGATCAATCTAATAATATACTCTACGATGAAATTGAAACGCCTCGTAATCGAGCCAAGAGACAAGAAAATGATGGCCTTGATTATGTCTATAACTATGACAATGATATTCCCAATACACCTCTCACTACATCTGTTGCTATTGCTTCAACTTCAGAAATAGCCCCAACATCCACACTTGCTGACATTCCTGCTACAAGTTCTTCAAATGTTGCTAAAGCAGATTCTTCAAGTATTGCCGACATTCTGAGAGCAATTTCTTCAAGTATTGCTAACAATCCTACCTCAAGTTCTTTGATCATTACTGATATTTCTACTACAAGCATTGCTGACATTTCTACTACACGTTCTTTGAGCATTGCTGAAATTTCTACGAATCAATTTACTACCATAATGCAAACGTCAGCAGCAGTTTTACCCTCTGCGCTGTTAGTGCGAGTAGTACCTTCCTCGGAAATCGCTACGTTCATGTCAGGTCAAATAGTTCCAACTGCCGTCTCATCTACGGCTTCTTCATCAAATGCTGCTATCATGTCCTCCGAGTTCATTGAAGCGTTCACCACGGTGCCTCAATTCTTGATGA
This region of Halichondria panicea chromosome 12, odHalPani1.1, whole genome shotgun sequence genomic DNA includes:
- the LOC135345273 gene encoding uncharacterized protein LOC135345273, translated to MPTPRRRGRTTPTVNRFRNCVSCGCGNSIRRASCLNCGNPLKKTRSGRAASRRNSGVAMDNQDELMETSFEGQEIAKTAEEGSAASSPPPSHHSHPSTPPTHSEEQSITEIPNTDIVNTATTPEEQSTVSPSIAPQNTTEDTSTQDTESQVSHSPPTHQPTALPDFLSALQMKPTASQPTTVQSVGDPASEGGGSKAEEMDTKEGNKESLMERYQKDPGSVLQLLQSVLSLDKLSQLLSNEHSSNAEQLEQLQTKLEGAYKTLKDSAQHKAALTKTIGETNDRIKGKRKHLEDLRDDLRVLGEEEMALKKRRDSTHTRCSQLKQKLKASREALQQIAALENPDSVQTKESI
- the LOC135345283 gene encoding regulator of microtubule dynamics protein 1-like, with amino-acid sequence MAAQADIKGLLERSDSLFEERKFTESFDLLAPHADGSSDDPELLWRVVRMYFRKYKDALSTDKKEAEQLAKKGFEISKKAVTLGSEIPKCNLMAGLMLRYYSDTLGRKEKMANLKQVKGHFERAVELDPNDMAARHVLGIVHFNVASIPSGVGFLFSNVPSSTYQEALSHFEAAERLNDEGLIQNWLLLGKTHLKLKNKPEAKKWLTKVTESGDSSQKVVHESLGATAQGTVFGVSLGMVQLDDLMCTGREDPLLQEAAEAKEEAEKLLKKL